The Colletotrichum higginsianum IMI 349063 chromosome 2, whole genome shotgun sequence genome has a segment encoding these proteins:
- a CDS encoding C6 zinc finger domain protein, with amino-acid sequence MTRNGISRVKTGCITCKIRRVKCDEKRPCCSRCLSTGRKCDGYVSPPSGSHSWAQLLRSAPPQKTIALTRLNRDGSAAVDRAALFYHRVAAPALAGCLSKTFWTTAVAQVALQEPVAGHAVLALSSIFESFTEGVPSTTTTTTTTTTFAAWHYGEALRLLRTTRDRALVLFVCVLFIAIELLRKNAAAVVTHCRHGINILNEIRAESGFLRRHVVPVMRQLSIVPFFYGADPKTFPLIDRPVFLSSSSSSSSSPTRLFASVAEAYESQMALHTRLVRFLQIGEEARLAKGHVGPEPDRKWTRRFLMIDMDRWHESFRALKAGGCRHTGRDRTVLNLLEIRHIMGRVQISLFDSASERDYDAYVDDYRAVIDLTTEAAAAEEEEEEEEAEYDNAVRDPAGSPGPKRTSRVLTNDSVLEADLSTLLYTVVAKCRFLRLRLAALKLMEALARPRENVWSRRITIVTARRLIEMEHDISLPDDLDEEDWGEKEDEEEADSVLPPEERRVVNVKFPYGNAERRGPLRNLCFFLRDPEDGHMIMRSEWLSIEEPSERSRMT; translated from the exons ATGACCCGGAACGGCATCTCCAGGGTGAAGACCGGCTGCATCACGTGCAA aATCCGCCGGGTGAAATGCGACGAGAAGCGCCCATGCTGCTCACGCTGCCTCTCCACAGGCCGCAAGTGCGACGGCTAcgtctcgccgccgtccggcTCTCACTCCTGGGCCCAGCTGCTCCGCTCGGCCCCTCCGCAAAAGACCATCGCCCTGACGCGCCTGAACCGTGAcggctcggccgccgtcgaccgcgCCGCGCTCTTCTACCACCGcgtcgccgcgccggccCTCGCCGGGTGCCTCAGCAAGACTTTCTGgaccaccgccgtcgcccaggtGGCCCTCCAGGAGCCCGTCGCTGGCCACGCCGTGCTGGCCCTCAGCTCCATCTTCGAGTCCTTCACCGAGGGCGTCCCCAGCACGACTACGACGACtacgaccaccaccaccttcgCCGCGTGGCACTACGGCGAGGCCTTGCGGCTCCTGCGCACGACGCGGGaccgcgccctcgtcctcttcgtctgcgtgctcttcatcgccatcgagctgctgcgcaagaacgccgccgccgtcgtcacccaCTGCCGCCACGGCATCAACATCCTCAACGAGATCCGCGCCGAGTCCGGCTTCCTGCGGCGACACGTCGTGCCCGTCATGCGCCAGCTGAGCATCGTCCCCTTCTTCTACGGCGCCGACCCCAAGACGTTCCCGCTCATCGACAGgcccgtcttcttgtcgtcgtcgtcgtcgtcgtcgtcgtctcccacGCGGTTATTCGCcagcgtcgccgaggcgtACGAGAGCCAGATGGCCCTCCACACGCGCCTGGTCCGGTTCCTGCAgatcggcgaggaggcccggCTGGCCAAGGGCCACGTGGGGCCCGAGCCGGACAGGAAGTGGACGCGCAGGTTCCTCATGATCGACATGGACCGCTGGCACGAGTCGTTCCgcgccctcaaggccggcggctgcCGGCACACGGGTAGGGACAGGACGGTCCTCAACCTGCTGGAGATCCGCCACATCATGGGCCGGGTCCAGATATCGCTGTTCGACTCGGCGTCGGAGCGCGACTACGACGCCTACGTGGACGACTAccgcgccgtcatcgacctGACGAccgaagcggcggcggcggaggaggaggaggaggaggaagaggccgaaTACGACAACGCCGTCCGCGACCCCGCGGGCTCGCCGGGCCCGAAGAGGACCTCGAGGGTCCTGACCAACGACTCGGTGCTCGAGGCGGACCTTAGCACGCTGCTGtacaccgtcgtcgccaagtGCCGCTTCCTGCGCCTGCGTCTCGCGGCGCTGAAGCTGATGGAGGCGCTGGCGCGGCCGAGGGAGAACGTCTGGTCGAGGCGCATCACCATCGTGACGGCCCGGCGCCTCATCGAGATGGAGCACGACATTTCTCTCCCAGAtgatctcgacgaggaggactggggagagaaggaggatgaggaggaggcggacaGTGTTCTCCCACCCGAGGAGAGGCGGGTCGTCAACGTCAAATTCCCCTATGGAAATGCCGAGAGGAGGGGGCCCTTGAGGAACCTCTGTTTCTTCTTGAGAGATCCTGAAGACGGCCATATGATCATGAGGAGTGAGTGGCTCTCGATAGAGGAGCCGTCAGAGAGGTCGAGGATGACttga
- a CDS encoding C6 transcription factor: protein MTPLRPLRPRPLSAGGSSADDHAALDAGRFSVRRASRQRKTNSACDPCRKRKTKCDGRLPRCLMCEHRTEACAYTYSIRHRVTVPEGEEPRGHGSNHMVESQRTLPHEQALGLLSKLRNESGSPPPLPSSSHVIEQRHIRGLLPPSQNTLDFELTLRHPVAYPALFPVSYADLPQEEMLKSMTTPWLRRGQTAAPSPCLDVPPSKQAYMTPDQEDDENDDQFEIKMGSPDPADADLLGPLFDERLRLLDISQWTPVAIPNDLAIAAISHYLENDYATMPLFNADLFLQDLVSLENSFCSAFLVTAILCWACQALTPLHPDAAAYSVALFAQAQQHFSDQPQLNSLTTISALQILSMCAATYGKDDMSLQFLQESVSLGRLMGLFDVTSQSESAGMWLGNHEDWARTASYTAWGVYNWVSVYSLHYHIFEIETPPLLPKPGDSSASRPVIGSTTTTTTTTTAAAAAAMTTALHAQVMSASSDMWIIFSDVLRRFYGPQDDDLLHQPPPSSLRFAEETYHRLLRWASALPLQLARAEENGHNVVMMHIYFHAVVTDLFRPFLDSPFRSERLPSFSTDFATPEAVYTASVTQLKRLLLLYRLRHKSASLSMLWKTAVVYVANATIREAGTATATAAVMTQLEPPPDEDDNDNNTNNNNNNNNGNKNNSNSNKYDNNDNEPTANERRFYLDLCLSALEDLYVSFPVFGSVAQGMVGMAIRHEAIPAEKAAGVLRRLDEIARRRAAGQGMTDKAEARWIVDFDLAMTNPEAAQGRYLAEQLEGLMLSESGAEDQG from the exons ATGACGCCCCTCCGTCCGCTGCGCCCGCGGCCCCTATCCGCCGGGGGAtcctccgccgacgaccacgccgccctcgatgcCGGTCGGTTTAGCGTCCGTCGTGCTTCTCGGCAGCGGAAGACAAACAGCGCCTGCGATCCTTGTCGGAAACGAAAGACAAAG TGCGATGGACGACTGCCCCGGTGCCTCATGTGCGAACATAGGACCGAGGCCTGCGCTTACACGTACAGCATCCGACACCGCGTCACCGTCCCCGAGGGCGAAGAGCCCAGGGGCCACGGCTCGAACCACATGGTCGAGTCCCAGAGGACGCTGCCTCACGAACAGGCCCTCGGTCTCCTGAGCAAGCTGCGCAATGAATCCGgcagcccgccgcccctcccgtcctcgtcccaTGTCATCGAGCAACGACACATCCGgggcctgctgccgccgtcccaGAACACCCTGGACTTCGAACTCACCCTCCGACACCCCGTCGCCTATCCCGCCCTGTTCCCCGTGTCGTACGCCGACCTGCCCCAGGAGGAGATGCTCAAGTCCATGACGACGCCTTGGTTGCGTCGAGGACAAACTGCTGC GCCATCTCCGTGCCTGGACGTGCCGCCCTCCAAACAAGCCTACATGACCCCGGaccaagaagacgacgaaaACGACGACCAGTTCGAGATCAAGATGGGCTCGCCGgaccccgccgacgccgacctgcTCGGCCCCCTCTTCGACGAGCGCCTCCGCCTGCTCGACATCTCCCAGTGGACGCCCGTCGCCATCCCGAAcgacctcgccatcgccgccataTCCCACTACCTCGAAAACGACTACGCCACGATGCCCCTGTTCAACGCCGACCTCTTCCTACAAGACCTCGTGAGCCTGGAGAACTCCTTCTGCTCGGCTTTCCTAGTCACCGCCATCCTGTGCTGGGCATGT CAAGCCTTGACGCCTCTCCAccccgatgccgccgcctacagcgtcgccctcttcgcccaGGCGCAGCAGCACTTCTCCGACCAGCCCCAGCTCAACAGCCTGACGACCATCTCCGCCCTACAGATCCTGAGCATGTGCGCCGCCACCTACGGCAAGGACGACATGAGCTTGCAGTTCCTCCAGGAGAGCGTCAGCCTCGGCAGGCTGATGGGCCTCTTCGACGTCACCTCCCAGTCCGAGTCCGCCGGCATGTGGCTCGGCAACCACGAGGACTGGGCCAGGACGGCCTCCTACACAGCCTGGGGCGTCTACAACTGGGTGTC CGTGTACTCCCTCCATTACCACATCTTCGAGATCGAAACACCGCCGTTGCTTCCCAAGCCGGGGGactcctccgcctcccgtCCCGTGATCGGCAgtacgacaacgacgacgacgacgacgacggcggcggcggcggcggcgatgacgacagCGCTTCACGCACAGGTGATGAGCGCCTCGAGCGACATGTGGATCATCTTCAGCGACGTCTTGAGGAGGTTCTACGGGccccaggacgacgacctACTACatcagccgccgccgtcctctcTGAGGTTCGCCGAGGAGACTTACCACCGGCTGCTCCGCTGGGCGAGCGCGCTTCCCCTCCAGTTAGCGAGGGCAGAGGAGAACGGCCACAACGTTGTGATGATGCA CATCTACTTCCACGCCGTCGTAACCGACCTCTTCAGGCCCTTTCTCGACTCCCCCTTCCGGTCCGAACGgctgccgtccttctccaCAGACTTCGCCACCCCGGAGGCCGTCTATACGGCGTCCGTCACGCAGCTCAAGCGACTGCTCCTCTTGTACCGACTGCGCCACAAGAGCGCCAGCCTCTCGATGCTGTGGAAGACGGCCGTCGTCTACGTTGCCAACGCCACGATCCGCGAGGCCggcacggcgacggcgacggccgcggTCATGACACAgctggaacccccccccgacgaagacgataacgacaacaacacaaataacaataacaacaacaacaacggtAATAAAAATAACAGCAATAGCAACAAGTACGACAATAACGACAACGAGCCGACGGCCAACGAGCGGCGGTTCTACCTAGACCTCTGTCTCTCCGCGCTGGAGGACTTGTACGTATCCTTCCCTGTGTTCGGGTCCGTCGCTCAGGGCATGGTAGGCATGGCGATACGGCACGAGGCGATCCCAgcggagaaggcggccggcgTGCTGCGGCGGCTGGACGAGATCGCGAGGCGCCGGGCCGCGGGCCAGGGCATGACGgacaaggccgaggcgcggTGGATCGTCGACTTTGACCTAGCCATGACGAACcccgaggcggcgcagggGCGGTACCTggccgagcagctcgaggggCTGATGTTGAGCGAGTCCGGGGCGGAAGACCAGGGTTGA
- a CDS encoding F-box domain protein: protein MPLRSDALHALDDGLSHGNGAGLQLPQAILPPEIRLMVLEELERLVEGRSRLSHFSAVSAEWRAFFQPRIFETLSIRHPGPDVTQLDANVRGDRTRLVKRISLHVTTDEYDARHDFDRPESGSSQRANDTMLQEALHELFRVLSKWGYAEDAHGISLDISVSSRSDAEHQLNHRNDRPHLSRSRVHSQDFERCLLGSLFGPGLARPPLPRVPIIKRLSMSNQNYRSFSAESLPRILLSLCCLETVNYAPGRSIDAAGRIARSQANMSLFQCVENSTTVKSVHLSESRSEIRNLVLASVKASYGLRTLAICHAIDAREFFQCHEDANRIPSAQCATVGSWPVLERLVLTTETGDLVAGASHVDSVLLMAATAALQMPSLKTMEIWASRIDHHFVFRYYAGAYGPTVCVCATWPVKLGAAVLDAWQQAAGGHAQQKQRQLRHKVASLDPGPMEKRSMDYFCHKIRPKRIMRDW from the exons ATGCCTCTGCGTTCAGACGCCCTTCACGCACTCGACGACGGTCTCAGCCATGGAAATGGCGCTGGCCTTCAGCTTCCGCAGGCAATTCTGCCCCCGGAGATTCGGTTGATGGTTCTGGAAGAGCTCGAAAGACTGGTTGAAGGACGTAGTCGGCTCTCGCACTTCTCCGCCGTTTCGGCAGAGTGGAGAGCCTTCTTCCAACCTCGAATCTTTGAAACCTTGAGCATCCGGCATCCCGGACCGGACGTCACCCAGTTGGACGCAAACGTACGCGGCGACCGAACGAGGCTCGTCAAGCGGATCTCCCTCCATGTGACCACGGACGAGTACGACGCCAGACACGACTTCGACAGACCGGAGTCCGGGAGTTCCCAGAGAGCAAACGACACAATGCTTCAAGAGGCACTGCACGAGCTGTTCCGTGTTCTCTCCAAATGGGGATACGCAGAGGATGCACACGGTATCTCGCTGGATATCAGTGTTAGTTCCCGCAGCGATGCAGAACACCAGCTCAACCACCGCAACGATCGACCCCATCTCAGCCGGTCTCGTGTTCACTCGCAAGACTTCGAGAGATGCCTTCTCGGTAGCCTCTTCGGCCCAggcctcgcccgcccgccgcttCCGCGGGTGCCCATCATCAAACGGTTGTCCATGAGCAATCAAAACTACcgcagcttctcggcggagTCTCTGCCCCGAATCCTTCTCAGCCTGTGCTGCCTCGAAACGGTCAACTACGCGCCCGGACGCTCGATCGATGCGGCGGGGCGCATCGCCCGGAGCCAAGCGAACATGTCGTTATTCCAATGTGTCGAAAATTCCACCACGGTCAAGTCGGTACATCTGTCAGAGTCTCGGTCCGAAAT CAGGAACCTCGTCCTGGCATCCGTCAAAGCGAGCTATGGGCTTCGGACTCTCGCGATATGCCACGCGATCGATGCCAGAGAATTTTTCCAGTGCCACGAAGACGCAAACAGGATCCCATCCGCCCAATGTGCGACCGTGGGGTCTTGGCCGGTTCTCGAACGGCTGGTACTCACCACAGAGACCGGCGACCTAGTGGCTGGCGCATCCCACGTGGACAGCGTGCTGTTGATGGCGGCCACAGCCGCTTTGCAGATGCCATCGCTGAAGACCATGGAGATATGGGCCTCGAGAATCGACCACCATTTCGTGTTCCGCTATTATGCAGGCGCATACGGGCCAACGGTCTGTGTGTGCGCGACCTGGCCGGTGAAGCTCGGGGCCGCAGTGCTCGATGCGTGGcagcaggcggcgggcggaCACGCGCAACAAAAGCAACGACAGCTCCGACACAAGGTGGCTTCGTTGGACCCGGGGCCGATGGAAAAAAGGTCCATGGACTACTTTTGCCATAAAATACGGCCAAAACGTATCATGAGAGACTGGTGA
- a CDS encoding Histidine acid, producing MIAIDDKTTATFIPLSGVAEDGWSTEDEATATCLCGTVQLAFPTQGPGLVDRFLCHCADCRKISSSMFCSNFTVADSHLRHVRGKEDIKVFSQSRTIATGNDMANHFCGNCGTLLYRVSSGLPGMSILRIGTVDDFRLAETKLKPQVEQFVGTRAAWLTPLEGVMQMERMHTQEDIDSLH from the exons ATGATTGCCATAGACGACAAGACCACGGCCACCTTCATCCCCCTCTCCGGCGTTGCCGAAGACGGCTGGTCCACGGAAGACGAGGCCACGGCGACCTGCCTCTGCGGTACAGTCCAACTCGCTTTT CCCACCCAAGGacccggcctcgtcgaccgctTCCTCTGCCACTGCGCAGACTGCCGCAAGATCTCGTCCTCCATGTTCTGCTCCAACttcaccgtcgccgacagCCACCTGCGGCACGTGCGCGGCAAGGAGGACATCAAAGTCTTCAGCCAGTCGCGCACCATCGCCACGGGCAACGACATGGCCAACCACTTCTGCGGCAACTGCGGCACGCTGCTGTACCGCGTCAGCTCGGGGCTGCCGGGGATGAGCATCCTGCGCATCGGCACCGTCGACGACTTCCGGCTCGCCGAGACCAAGTTGAAGCCGCAGGTGGAGCAGTTCGTCGGCACGCGCGCGGCTTGGCTGACGCCGCTGGAGGGGGTGATGCAGATGGAAAGGATGCATACCCAGGAGGATATTGACAGCCTTCACTAG
- a CDS encoding L-asparaginase ii, giving the protein MTKTTPPEDFVVTDRNGIVENRHAVHAAVVDSSGKLLLAAGNPSRMTLARSAAKPAQALAVLETPGFDRYGFDEADLALMCASHNSEDRHVARARSMLSKVGARESDLRCGGHPSICPVLNSSWIRAGFTPTEINNNCSGKHAGMLGGASALGAGFADYHLPTHPIQIKVREIIRDLSSVSGEEDDVRWAIDGCNLPAPGLPLASMARIYAGFAAAADAVEESEDTAAPRAEKMARVFHAMSTFPEMVGGEGRFCTALMEAFEGAVIGKVGADGCYGVGIRASDDTRRLGADGAVGIAVKIEDGSLEILYSAVAEILQQLRVGTEETRGKLAAFHHIKRVNTMGVETGRVSHAFQLRQSSH; this is encoded by the coding sequence atgacgaagacgacgcctCCTGAAGACTTCGTAGTCACGGACCGGAACGGGATCGTCGAAAACAGGCACGCCgtccacgccgccgtcgtcgactcCAGCGGCAAGCTTctcctggccgccggcaACCCGTCTCGCATGACCCTGGCCCGGTCCGCCGCCAAACCCGCCCAGGCGCTCGCGGTCCTCGAAACCCCCGGCTTTGACCGGTACGGgttcgacgaggccgacctcgCGCTGATGTGCGCGTCCCACAACAGCGAAGACCGCCACGTCgcgcgggcgaggtcgatgcTATCCAAGGTCGGGGCCCGGGAATCGGACCTGCGCTGCGGCGGGCATCCGTCCATCTGCCCGGTCCTCAACAGCTCTTGGATCCGGGCCGGCTTCACCCCGACCGAGATCAACAACAACTGTTCCGGGAAGCACGCCGGCATGCTGGGCGGCGCAAGTGCGCTCGGTGCCGGGTTCGCCGACTACCACCTCCCGACCCACCCAATCCAGATCAAGGTGAGGGAGATCATCCGAGACTTGAGCAGCGTATCCGGggaagaggacgatgtcAGATGGGCCATCGACGGCTGCAACCTGCCCGCGCCAGGCCTCCCCTTGGCATCCATGGCACGCATCTACgccggcttcgccgccgcagccgacgccgtcgaagaGAGCGAGGACACGGCAGCGCCAAGGGCCGAAAAGATGGCCCGGGTCTTCCACGCCATGTCGACGTTCCCCGAAatggtgggaggggagggccGCTTCTGCACGGCGCTCATGGAGGCCTTCGAGGGGGCCGTCATCGGCAAAGTGGGCGCCGATGGGTGTTACGGAGTCGGGATCCGGGCTTCTGACGACACGAGGCGGCTCGGCGCGGACGGCGCCGTGGGGATCGCCGTCAAGATCGAGGACGGGAGCCTCGAGATACTGTATTCCGCCGTCGCAGAGAtcctgcagcagctccgCGTCGGGACAGAGGAGACGAGAGGGAAGCTGGCGGCCTTCCACCACATCAAGCGAGTGAACACAATGGGCGTGGAGACGGGGAGGGTCTCTCATGCCTTTCAGTTACGGCAGAGTAGCCATTAG
- a CDS encoding Monocarboxylate transporter — translation MSVELRRLPDADARAASAQQTDEEDVNTLIQTMPPTDKGAAAWKFLLSSFVIEALLWGFPLTFGVFQEYYSSQPQFKDDPNIAIIGTVSTSIYFLGAPLAAPLVKRFHLYQRHMVVVGWALCVASLVGASFADSVPGLIATQGVLYGFGFLMLYFPVLRMLNEWFVARRGLAYGVLYAGGGFSGVGLPFLLQLLLSRYGYRTTLRAVAVAQFACVAPVLHMVKGRLPPSPRGAMRMFDVSFLRQPLFYCFALSNLFQGFAYYIPSLYLPSYASAIGLSGTMGALLLAAHNLATVFGQLGFGWLSDRTDNVFALMFVSSFVSSVAAFTLWGFAHSLALLVVFALVFGMFAGGFLIFWAKFGAMLSDDPQPVFSMMAFGKGIGNLATGPITAGLLTKPVSWGYGMGRYESLILFLGSFMLCSSLGAFAWPLKKR, via the exons ATGTCGGTCGAACTGCGTCGCCtccccgacgccgacgcccgcgcggcgtcggcccAGCAGacggacgaagaggacgtcAACACCTTGATCCAGACTATGCCGCCAACCGAcaagggcgccgccgcgtgGAAGTTTCTGTTGTCGAGCTTCGTCATCGAAGCGCTTCTCTGGG GCTTCCCCTTGACCTTTGGAGTCTTCCAGGAATACTATTCCTCGCAGCCGCAGTTCAAGGACGACCCGAACATCGCCATCATAGGCACCGTGTCGACGAGCATCTACTTCCTCGGCGCGCCCCTCGCGGCCCCTCTCGTCAAGAGGTTCCATCTCTACCAGAGACAcatggtcgtcgtcggctgggCCCTCTGCGTCGCCTCCCTGGTCGGCGCCTCCTTCGCCGACTCCGTCCCGGGGCTCATCGCCACCCAGGGCGTCCTCTACGGCTTCGGCTTCCTGATGCTGTACTTCCCGGTGCTGCGCATGCTCAACGAGTGGTTcgtcgcccgccgcggcctggCATACGGCGTCCTCTACGCAGGGGGCGGCTtcagcggcgtcggcctgcCGTTCCTTCTGCAGCTGCTGTTGTCCAGGTACGGATACCGCACGACTCTGCGCGCCGTCGCGGTGGCCCAGTTCGCCTGCGTTGCGCCTGTTCTGCACATGGTCAAAGGCcggctgccgccgtcgccccgTGGTGCGATGCGCATGTTCGATGTCAGCTTCCTGCGGCAGCCTCTCTTCTACTGCTTCGCGCTCTCCAACCTGTTCCAGGGGTTTGCCTACTACATCCCCTCGCTGTATCTGCCTTCTTACGCATCCGCCATCGGGCTGTCGGGTACCATGGGAGCCTTGCTGCTCGCGGCCCACAACCTGGCGACCGTCTTCGGGCAGCTCGGCTTCGGATGGCTCTCGGATCGGACGGACAACGTCTTCGCTCTCATGTTCGTGTCGTCCTTCGTGTCGTCCGTCGCGGCGTTCACGCTCTGGGGCTTCGCCCATTCACTGGCGTTGTTGGTGGTATTTGCGCTGGTCTTCGGCATGTTCGCCGGGGGGTTCCTGATATTCTGGGCAAAGTTCGGCGCAATGCTGTCCGATGATCCCCAGCCCGTGTTCAGCATGATGGCCTTCGGCAAGGGCATCGGCAACTTGGCCACGGGCCCCATCACGGCGGGCCTGTTGACGAAGCCAGTGAGCTGGGGCTACGGTATGGGCCGGTACGAGTCGTTGATCCTGTTCCTGGGCTCGTTCATGTTGTGTTCGTCGCTCGGGGCTTTTGCGTGGCCCCTGAAGAAGCGCTGA
- a CDS encoding EC42 protein, which yields MRSTTTAIALLCALAAQSLAQNNGITPLTCRQETVECSSNEDCNAKGTLGGFPCPAGSGQNDADCWVASSSESPLMTVSVSSKPFIRTPLKFQWF from the exons ATGCGCTCTACCACCACAGCCATCGCCCTCCTCTGCGCCCTCGCGGCCCAGTCACTGGCTCAGAACAACGGTATCACGCCCTTAACATGCCGGCAAGAGACCGTTGAATGC TCGTCAAACGAAGACTGCAATGCCAAAGGCACGCTGGGAGGGTTCCCCTGCCCGGCCGGGTCCGGCCAGAACGACGCAGACTGCTGGGTCGCGTCGTCCAGCGAGTCGCCTTTGATGACAGTGAGCGTGAGTTCAAAGCCCTTCATCCGCACTCCCCTCAAATTCCAATGGTTCTGA
- a CDS encoding Amino acid permease — MSKFLGKFNGASTSATANKNGGDLPAAATYDSEVGRIEDAREAKRTIGVTTAIFLIVNRVVGTGIFATPGTIFALSGSVGLALFIWVAGMIIALAGTAVYLEWGTAIPKNGGEKNYLEYVFRKPKFLTTGLYTGYVVLLGWASGNSVVFGEYILHAANVEVDRWNQRAIGLACITSAFLIHGLALKWGLRLQNLLGSIKLIIILIIILCGFVALGGHVKLPEDQKPRNFENAFAGTTGSAYGVVTALYNVIWSYIGYSNANYALSETRNPVRTLKIAAPVGIITISILYMLVNVAYFAAVPREEILEGGRLVAASLFRNVMGSKAERALSVFVALSAFGNVLSVIFSQGRLVQELGREGILPWSRFFASNRPFNAPLAGLFEHWLICVITMLAPPPGDAYNFILNLISYPLAIINVFVSGGLAYLYLNRKEWNWNPPISATLPVTIFFMLSNVYLVIAPFVPPEEGQNVYESLPYYLHCVVGIAIIVAGGLYWVVWAKILPKLGKYELVRETVVDDIDGWERNVFFRRPYGESVGSEHNEISQEVSK; from the exons ATGTCCAAGTTCCTGGGCAAGTTCAACGgcgcctcgacgtcggccacCGCCAACAAAAATGGCGGCGACCTTCCAGCCGCCGCGACCTACGATAGCGAAGTCG GTCGCATCGAGGACGCCCGCGAGGCCAAGCGCACCATCGGTGTCACCACGGCCATTTTCCTCATCGTCAaccgcgtcgtcggcaccgGCATCTTCGCCACCCCCGGCACCATCTTTGCCCTCTCCGGCagcgtcggcctcgccctcttcatcTGGGTCGCCGGCATGATTATCGCTCTCGCCGGAACCGCCGTCTACCTCGAGTGGGGTACCGCCATCCCCAAGAACGGTGGCGAGAAGAACTACCTCGAATACGTCTTCCGCAAGCCCAAGTTCCTCACCACCGGCCTCTACACCGGCtacgtcgtcctcctcggctgGGCCAGCGGCAACTCGGTCGTCTTTGGCGAGTACATCCTGCacgccgccaacgtcgaggtcgaccgcTGGAACCAGCGCGCCATCGGCCTCGCCTGCATCACCAGCGCCTTCTTGATccacggcctcgccctcaaGTGGGGTCTGCGCCTGCAGAACCTGCTCGGCTCCATCAagctcatcatcatcctcatcatcatcctctgcggcttcgtcgccctcggcggccacgtCAAGCTGCCCGAGGACCAGAAGCCCAGGAACTTTGAAAacgccttcgccggcaccaccGGCAGCGCCTACGGCGTCGTCACCGCCCTCTACAACGTCATCTGGAGCTACATCGGCTACAGCAACGCCAACTACGCCCTCTCCGAGACCAGGAACCCCGTCCGCACCCTCAAGATCGCCGCccccgtcggcatcatcaccatctcCATCCTGTACATGCTCGTCAACGTCGCCtacttcgccgccgtccccaGGGAGGAGATCCTCGAGGGTGGCCGCCTCGTCGCAGCTTCGCTCTTCCGCAACGTCATGGGCAGCAAGGCCGAGCGcgccctctccgtcttcgtcgccctgTCCGCCTTCGGCAACGTCCTCAGTGTCATCTTCTCCCAGGGCCGTCTCGTCCAGGAGCTCGGTCGTGAGGGCATTCTTCCCTGGTCCCGCTTCTTCGCCAGCAACAGACCATTCAACGCCCCTCTGGCCGGTCTCTTTGAGCACTGGCTGATCTGTGTCATCACCATGcttgccccccctcctg GCGACGCCTACAACTTCATCCTCAACCTCATCAGCTACCccctcgccatcatcaacgtctTCGTCTCGGGCGGCCTCGCCTACCTCTACCTCAACCGCAAGGAGTGGAACTGGAACCCCCCCATCAGCGCCACCTTGCCCGTCACCATCTTCTTCATGCTCAGCAACGTCtacctcgtcatcgcccccTTCGTGCCCCCTGAGGAGGGCCAGAACGTCTACGAGAGCCTCCCCTACTACCTCCActgcgtcgtcggcatcgccatcatcgtcgccggcggtCTCTACTGGGTCGTCTGGGCCAAGATTCTGCCCAAGCTCGGCAAGTACGAGCTGGTCCGCgagaccgtcgtcgacgacatcgacggCTGGGAGCGCAACGTCTTCTTCCGCCGCCCGTACGGCGAGTCTGTCGGCTCGGAGCACAACGAAATCTCTCAGGAGGTGTCCAAGTAG